From Pseudomonas alcaligenes, a single genomic window includes:
- a CDS encoding triacylglycerol lipase: MANPNNPFHPIIYVRGYAMTPTEIDETTADPFCGFNLGSTVYRAVADRERQPRKYIFESPVIRLASDFKYRDIYEDGYDILDKEWHDNPEHKLGSRSIIIYRYYDEASRLLGKGKTPELEVFAEKLGELIIKVRDLVCSNAANGIAKADFRCYLVAHSMGGLVCRGLLQNPKLDKQGAAQYVDKFFTYATPHNGIEMIGQNVPSWLSWNDISNFNRKRLAGFLALEDLYKKDDDRVDWLPGKIAERTFCMVGTNRSDYEVAMGLSRSFAGHGSDGLVRIENATLNALSDARKPGLPCAKAFAYRGHSGFFGIVNSEESYQNLTRFLFGNVRVDIWADIEEIRLPAAVSDLEQQGKKVDALYQFEALAAPKGKLWYLTRRTAEEDSVACLRHQDWKKAPKSNGCLFLSSVFLANRAKVNREDPSLTYSLIFNVRVPDYEIEQKLWVDQHFEGSSLFSNALQLKLLPPGDERVAWQISYAWQNQGFRLASEQLDIKKLAAGKVEVKVDFDSGTTPGIKGKLRFVVWAWNLDAQLTE, encoded by the coding sequence ATGGCCAATCCCAACAATCCCTTCCACCCGATCATCTATGTGCGCGGCTATGCCATGACGCCCACGGAGATCGACGAAACCACTGCCGACCCCTTCTGCGGCTTCAATCTCGGCTCCACCGTGTACCGCGCCGTGGCCGACCGCGAGCGCCAGCCGCGCAAGTACATCTTCGAGTCGCCGGTGATCCGCCTGGCCTCGGACTTCAAGTACCGCGACATCTACGAGGACGGCTACGACATCCTCGACAAGGAGTGGCACGACAACCCCGAGCACAAGCTCGGCAGCCGCTCGATCATCATCTACCGCTACTACGACGAGGCCTCGCGCCTGCTCGGCAAGGGCAAGACCCCGGAGCTGGAAGTGTTCGCGGAAAAGCTCGGCGAGCTGATCATCAAGGTTCGCGACCTGGTCTGTAGCAACGCCGCCAACGGCATCGCCAAGGCGGACTTCCGTTGCTATCTGGTGGCCCATTCCATGGGCGGCCTGGTGTGCCGCGGGCTGCTGCAGAACCCCAAGCTGGATAAACAGGGCGCGGCGCAGTACGTCGACAAGTTCTTCACCTACGCCACCCCGCACAACGGCATCGAGATGATCGGCCAGAACGTGCCGAGCTGGCTGAGCTGGAACGACATCAGCAACTTCAACCGCAAGCGCCTGGCCGGCTTCCTCGCCCTGGAAGACCTGTACAAGAAGGACGACGACCGGGTCGACTGGCTACCGGGCAAGATCGCCGAGCGCACCTTCTGCATGGTCGGCACCAACCGCAGCGACTACGAGGTGGCCATGGGCCTGTCGCGCAGCTTCGCCGGCCACGGCAGCGATGGCCTGGTGCGTATCGAGAACGCCACCCTCAATGCCCTCAGCGATGCGCGCAAACCCGGCCTGCCGTGCGCCAAGGCCTTCGCCTACCGTGGCCACTCGGGCTTCTTCGGCATCGTCAACAGCGAGGAGTCCTACCAGAACCTCACCCGCTTCCTGTTCGGCAACGTGCGTGTCGACATCTGGGCCGATATCGAGGAGATCCGCCTGCCGGCCGCCGTCAGCGACCTCGAACAGCAAGGCAAGAAAGTCGATGCGCTGTACCAGTTCGAAGCCCTGGCCGCGCCCAAGGGCAAGCTGTGGTACCTGACCCGGCGCACCGCCGAGGAAGACTCGGTGGCCTGCCTGCGCCATCAGGACTGGAAAAAAGCACCGAAAAGCAACGGCTGCCTCTTCCTCTCCTCGGTATTTCTCGCCAATCGTGCCAAGGTCAACCGCGAAGACCCGTCGCTGACCTACAGCCTGATCTTCAACGTGCGCGTGCCGGATTACGAGATCGAACAGAAACTGTGGGTCGACCAGCACTTCGAGGGCAGTTCGCTGTTCAGCAATGCCCTGCAGCTCAAGCTGCTGCCGCCGGGAGACGAGCGGGTGGCCTGGCAGATTTCCTATGCCTGGCAGAACCAGGGCTTTCGCCTGGCCAGCGAGCAGTTGGACATCAAGAAACTGGCCGCCGGCAAGGTCGAGGTGAAGGTGGATTTCGACAGCGGCACCACGCCCGGCATCAAGGGCAAGCTGCGCTTCGTGGTGTGGGCCTGGAACCTCGACGCGCAACTCACGGAATAA
- a CDS encoding lipopolysaccharide assembly protein LapB, translated as MNRKILLIATLAAVSGCQSMGPTLTDRGHSLYRGENALLYEVQAQADSPEQAMRMGAAAYQGGALDQALYQYLRALELDPERYEALVWIGRIHRERGNQHLAELAFSDVLSKQPDNPAALAEMGQLQLAMQQPDRARELLGRAVALDQKRLGGTGTGAPEGFKVDAASPLKVYNAMGVLADLKGDFDQAAGYYRLAAQIDPRSALVANSMAYSLYLAGKWPEAEQQYRRGISYDSRYQPLWRNYGLLLARMERYEEALSAFEQVEKRAEASNDVGYVCLIEGKLDVAEQFFRSAIEQSPGHYDLAWENLSRVEQIQRIRQHSSRQQAPVAEAVAVTAVAPPAKLQVLP; from the coding sequence ATGAACAGGAAAATACTGCTTATCGCCACCCTGGCGGCCGTGTCCGGTTGCCAGAGCATGGGGCCGACCCTGACCGATCGCGGGCATTCGCTGTACCGGGGAGAAAACGCCTTGCTGTATGAGGTGCAGGCCCAGGCCGACTCTCCGGAGCAGGCCATGCGCATGGGCGCCGCGGCCTATCAGGGCGGGGCGCTGGATCAGGCGCTGTACCAGTACCTGCGGGCGCTGGAGCTGGATCCCGAACGTTATGAGGCGCTGGTGTGGATCGGGCGCATTCACCGCGAACGCGGCAACCAGCACCTGGCTGAACTGGCCTTCAGCGATGTGCTGAGCAAGCAGCCGGACAACCCGGCGGCGCTGGCCGAAATGGGCCAGCTGCAGCTGGCCATGCAACAGCCGGACAGGGCTCGCGAACTGCTGGGCCGGGCCGTGGCGCTCGATCAGAAACGCCTGGGTGGCACTGGCACGGGCGCACCGGAGGGGTTCAAGGTGGACGCCGCCTCGCCGCTCAAGGTGTACAACGCCATGGGGGTGTTGGCTGACCTCAAGGGCGACTTCGACCAGGCAGCCGGCTATTACCGCCTGGCTGCGCAGATCGACCCGCGTTCGGCGCTGGTGGCCAACAGCATGGCCTATTCGCTGTACCTGGCCGGCAAGTGGCCTGAGGCCGAGCAGCAGTACCGCCGCGGCATCAGTTACGACAGTCGCTATCAGCCGCTGTGGCGCAACTATGGCCTGTTGCTGGCGCGCATGGAGCGCTACGAGGAGGCGCTGTCGGCCTTCGAGCAGGTGGAGAAGCGCGCGGAGGCCAGCAACGACGTGGGCTATGTCTGCCTGATCGAGGGCAAGCTGGATGTCGCCGAGCAGTTCTTCCGTTCGGCCATCGAGCAGTCGCCGGGGCATTACGACCTGGCCTGGGAAAATCTCAGCCGGGTCGAGCAGATCCAGCGTATTCGTCAGCACAGCAGTCGCCAGCAGGCGCCAGTGGCCGAGGCGGTGGCGGTAACCGCGGTGGCTCCGCCGGCCAAGCTGCAGGTGCTGCCCTGA
- a CDS encoding HU family DNA-binding protein — translation MALTKDQLIADLAEATDLQKNDVRALLDQLGEIVADALENDGEISLPGIGKLKLSERPARTGRNPQTGKAIQIAAKKVVKLVPAKALTDALN, via the coding sequence ATGGCCCTGACCAAAGACCAGCTGATCGCCGACCTCGCCGAAGCCACCGACTTGCAGAAGAACGATGTACGCGCCCTGCTCGACCAGCTGGGCGAAATCGTCGCCGATGCCCTGGAAAACGACGGCGAGATCAGCCTGCCGGGGATCGGCAAGCTCAAGCTCAGCGAGCGCCCGGCACGCACCGGCCGCAACCCGCAAACCGGCAAGGCGATCCAGATCGCGGCGAAGAAGGTGGTCAAGCTGGTGCCGGCCAAGGCACTGACCGACGCCCTCAACTAA